From Gimesia panareensis, the proteins below share one genomic window:
- a CDS encoding RNA polymerase sigma factor, which yields MSQTNRNNSEELTRLVDEYYQLLFRYAFRLSGDRADAEDLTQQTYLIAQKKLTQLRDARSARSWLCTILRNLFLKKVTRKTEPVSLGGSIEIASDPTEMPELTSEELQSALDDLPEDFRIPLLMFYFEEQSYKEISNALAIPLGTVMSRLARARAFLQERFSSLREETTPVHT from the coding sequence ATGTCACAGACCAATCGTAACAATTCGGAAGAACTGACACGATTAGTTGATGAGTATTATCAGCTGCTGTTTCGCTATGCTTTTCGTTTATCGGGAGACAGAGCGGATGCAGAGGATCTGACTCAGCAAACGTATCTGATTGCACAAAAAAAACTGACACAACTGCGCGATGCACGGTCGGCACGCTCTTGGTTATGTACTATTTTACGAAATCTGTTTCTGAAAAAAGTTACCAGGAAAACCGAGCCGGTATCACTGGGGGGCAGCATTGAAATTGCCTCTGATCCCACCGAGATGCCGGAATTGACATCGGAGGAGTTACAGTCGGCTCTGGATGATTTGCCCGAAGACTTTCGTATTCCTTTGCTGATGTTTTATTTTGAAGAACAATCCTATAAAGAAATTTCCAACGCGTTAGCAATCCCCCTGGGGACAGTCATGAGTCGCCTGGCACGTGCCAGGGCCTTCCTGCAGGAACGATTTTCTTCACTTCGGGAAGAAACAACTCCTGTTCACACCTAA
- the menC gene encoding o-succinylbenzoate synthase codes for MKIERIELYHVAMPLIYPWRTAYGEDAAIHSVLCRMTSGSVEGWGESTPLAAPCYSPEWAGGVFHTVAEWLAPAVIGQDFESGAALQDALSLYKGNSFAKAALDNAWWSLHSRISGVPLHIALGATRDEVPVGADFGVMDHLDDLIDAVGEAVAENFPRIKLKFRPGWDIPMLQAIRSAFPGDTFHIDCNSGYRLSDLPLFQAIDEFDLAMIEQPLQHDDLTDHVRLQEQIKTPVCLDESITHPYRAQQAVQLKSCQYVNVKPGRVGGLTNAVKIHDLCQAAGIPCWVGGMLESATGASHCTALAMLDNFTYPADIFPSEKYYREDMAQEPLGLSKIDGKIPGVRAFQELPDPDPNRLQSLTLQKKIIEC; via the coding sequence ATGAAAATTGAACGGATTGAACTTTATCATGTCGCCATGCCATTGATTTACCCCTGGCGAACTGCCTATGGCGAAGACGCTGCAATTCACTCGGTGCTGTGCCGCATGACCAGTGGCTCGGTCGAAGGCTGGGGAGAAAGTACACCGCTGGCCGCCCCCTGCTACAGTCCGGAATGGGCGGGGGGCGTGTTTCATACGGTGGCAGAGTGGCTGGCACCAGCAGTGATTGGCCAGGATTTTGAAAGTGGAGCCGCACTTCAGGATGCCCTGTCCCTTTACAAAGGCAACTCCTTTGCCAAAGCCGCCCTGGATAATGCCTGGTGGAGTCTGCACAGCCGCATCAGCGGAGTGCCCCTGCACATCGCTTTGGGAGCGACGCGAGATGAGGTTCCCGTAGGAGCCGACTTTGGTGTGATGGATCATCTGGATGACCTGATCGATGCCGTCGGAGAGGCCGTAGCGGAAAACTTTCCGCGGATAAAACTCAAGTTCAGACCGGGCTGGGATATTCCCATGCTCCAGGCAATTCGGTCTGCATTTCCAGGGGACACATTTCACATCGACTGTAACAGCGGTTATCGCTTGAGTGATCTCCCCCTGTTCCAGGCGATTGATGAGTTCGATCTGGCGATGATCGAACAACCTCTGCAGCACGATGATCTGACTGATCATGTCCGTCTGCAGGAACAGATCAAAACCCCTGTCTGTCTGGACGAGAGCATCACTCATCCTTATCGGGCGCAACAGGCGGTCCAGTTGAAAAGCTGCCAGTATGTGAACGTTAAGCCGGGGCGCGTGGGAGGCCTGACCAACGCTGTGAAAATCCATGATCTCTGCCAGGCTGCGGGTATTCCCTGCTGGGTCGGAGGCATGCTGGAGAGTGCAACAGGGGCTTCACACTGTACAGCCCTGGCCATGCTGGATAACTTTACTTATCCCGCGGATATTTTTCCCAGTGAAAAATATTATCGGGAAGACATGGCCCAGGAGCCTCTGGGGCTGTCTAAAATTGACGGGAAGATTCCTGGCGTGAGAGCATTCCAGGAATTGCCCGATCCGGATCCGAATCGCTTACAATCGCTGACCTTGCAAAAGAAAATCATCGAATGTTGA
- a CDS encoding Hsp70 family protein, whose protein sequence is MQKLQAVGIDLGTTYSCIAHLNEHGEPVTIPNQEGELSTPSVAMFDGAEVIVGTEALRHAIVNPRNVVQHAKRFLGKQDFRWEIDGRYFSPKDISAFILKKLLAAAEERIGRIDSAVITVPAQFSDLQRQETIAAGKQAGLKQVDLINEPVAAALCYVLGSEGMWFAELAEEQRILVYDLGGGTFDLSLVKYQKDEVDVIASGGDLKLGGIDWNSKLQASVAEQFFNEFGVNPCNDPESLQYLANEVEQAKRSLTVRPKTTLACQVGSQRKTYQITQSQFEQLSKGLVDRTTDITKALLKDNKMGWAHVDVVLTTGGSSRMPMIRDALKQASGTTRNLSLPPDQSIAHGAAYYAGMLLSNREYAESILTRDAASRLAKMKQHSVNARSLGFLVRDQSGQQRIPHYLLPANTKLPASVKHTYGTVSPDQRRVHLKLIESGASQDEPFVVLGNCKIEGLPPNLPVDSKIEVLMEYDAEARVHVSAKDVTSGKEARIEISREQNLITATPGQGEAVSEPLQLQDILDQAEAYQEEKPEHQTVEKESFSAMPNPVARGLDSSERPVALCNQCGEPLLGPPASDCSNPEKHTRGALSNRSNRSRGKAELQQPKAESKSPRKTRKTQPTTRKKKKGPALQGQKKTRSQSKPPSQIDAAENEFWDLLEDA, encoded by the coding sequence ATGCAGAAACTACAGGCTGTCGGAATCGATTTAGGAACCACCTATTCCTGCATCGCTCATTTGAATGAACATGGGGAACCGGTCACCATTCCGAATCAGGAAGGCGAGCTGTCTACTCCCTCTGTTGCCATGTTTGATGGAGCGGAAGTGATCGTGGGGACCGAAGCGTTACGGCATGCGATTGTCAATCCGCGGAATGTCGTCCAGCATGCCAAGCGGTTTCTGGGGAAACAGGATTTTCGTTGGGAAATCGATGGTCGCTACTTTTCGCCGAAGGACATTTCGGCTTTCATTCTGAAAAAACTGCTGGCTGCTGCAGAAGAACGTATCGGCCGGATCGATTCAGCCGTCATTACGGTCCCTGCTCAATTCAGCGATCTTCAGCGTCAGGAAACCATTGCCGCCGGCAAGCAGGCGGGTTTGAAGCAGGTCGATTTAATCAACGAACCTGTGGCAGCCGCCCTCTGCTACGTGTTGGGTTCGGAAGGGATGTGGTTTGCCGAACTTGCAGAGGAGCAGCGTATTCTGGTGTATGACCTGGGGGGCGGTACGTTTGATCTCTCACTGGTCAAGTACCAGAAGGATGAAGTGGATGTGATTGCCAGTGGAGGCGATCTGAAACTGGGGGGGATCGACTGGAACAGTAAATTGCAGGCATCGGTCGCTGAGCAGTTTTTTAACGAGTTTGGAGTGAATCCATGCAATGACCCGGAGAGTCTGCAGTATCTGGCAAATGAAGTCGAACAGGCCAAACGCAGCCTGACGGTCAGGCCGAAAACAACCCTGGCCTGCCAGGTCGGCTCACAGCGGAAAACTTACCAGATCACTCAATCACAGTTTGAACAACTCAGCAAAGGACTGGTCGATCGCACGACTGACATTACGAAAGCCCTGTTAAAAGACAATAAAATGGGCTGGGCTCATGTCGATGTTGTGTTGACTACGGGCGGTTCCTCTCGCATGCCCATGATCCGGGATGCTCTGAAGCAGGCCAGCGGGACCACCCGAAATCTGTCACTGCCACCGGATCAGTCGATTGCCCACGGTGCGGCTTACTATGCGGGGATGCTGCTCAGCAATCGCGAATATGCTGAGTCGATTCTCACCAGGGATGCCGCGAGTCGTCTGGCAAAAATGAAACAACACAGTGTGAATGCACGGTCGCTGGGGTTTCTGGTCCGCGACCAGTCCGGGCAACAGCGGATCCCGCATTATCTCCTGCCCGCGAACACGAAACTGCCGGCTTCCGTAAAGCATACTTACGGAACCGTTTCTCCCGATCAGCGGCGGGTCCATTTAAAGCTGATTGAAAGCGGTGCATCGCAGGATGAACCCTTCGTAGTCCTCGGGAACTGCAAAATTGAGGGGTTGCCTCCCAATCTGCCAGTGGATTCAAAAATCGAAGTTTTGATGGAGTATGATGCGGAAGCCCGTGTGCATGTCTCTGCGAAAGACGTCACCAGTGGTAAAGAAGCGCGAATCGAAATTTCCCGGGAACAGAATTTGATCACAGCCACCCCCGGACAGGGCGAAGCGGTCTCAGAACCACTTCAACTTCAGGATATTCTGGATCAGGCTGAAGCCTACCAGGAAGAAAAACCGGAGCATCAGACAGTGGAGAAAGAGTCTTTTTCTGCAATGCCGAATCCGGTGGCCCGGGGACTCGACAGCTCAGAACGTCCGGTGGCACTCTGTAATCAGTGTGGAGAACCCCTGCTGGGGCCACCCGCTTCAGATTGCTCGAATCCAGAAAAGCACACAAGAGGGGCACTTTCGAATCGATCGAACAGATCACGAGGAAAAGCTGAGTTGCAACAGCCGAAGGCAGAATCAAAATCTCCCCGGAAGACCCGCAAAACACAGCCGACCACCCGAAAAAAGAAGAAAGGTCCTGCGTTGCAGGGGCAGAAGAAGACGCGGTCGCAATCCAAGCCACCCAGCCAGATCGACGCCGCTGAAAATGAGTTCTGGGATTTACTGGAAGACGCCTGA
- a CDS encoding diphosphate--fructose-6-phosphate 1-phosphotransferase, whose amino-acid sequence MASPKNMIVAQSGGPSPVINNSLRGLVETARDLPEIGTIYAGWHGIEGVLKEELLNLSSQSPEEIALLRVTPAAGSVGTCRYKLKEHQNEDFDRIIEVFKAHNIGYFCYIGGNDSMDTANKVAQMATERGVDVVGIGVPKTIDNDVGDSEFKLIDHTPGYGSTARYWMSMVQLANEENRGSCPADPVLVLQAMGRKIGFIPAAARLADPQRKIPMQIYLAENPISIEQIHAQINDQLRKDGRLIVVVSEGLSLGDIGETKDSFGHTQFSSSQLTVAQLLVNELNERGLAVKGAARANVPGTDQRHNIAYASTVDLDEAYGAGQKAALLAAAGESGYMSTILRAEGPGYNVKYDKVPLPEVANSERTFPKNWITADGMDVTDDFVKYCKPLVGNDWPSIPMINGRMRLAQLQPLFSDQKLPKYVPQADR is encoded by the coding sequence GTGGCAAGTCCCAAGAATATGATCGTGGCCCAGTCGGGTGGACCTTCACCGGTCATCAATAACAGCCTGAGAGGTTTAGTCGAAACTGCAAGAGATCTTCCCGAAATCGGCACGATCTACGCCGGCTGGCATGGTATTGAAGGTGTTCTCAAAGAAGAACTGCTGAATCTGAGCAGCCAGTCTCCTGAAGAAATCGCTCTGCTGCGGGTCACCCCCGCTGCTGGTTCCGTGGGAACCTGTCGTTACAAGCTCAAAGAGCATCAGAATGAAGACTTCGACCGGATTATTGAGGTCTTTAAAGCACATAACATCGGCTATTTCTGCTATATCGGCGGAAACGACTCCATGGATACCGCGAATAAAGTCGCCCAGATGGCGACGGAGCGGGGAGTGGATGTCGTCGGCATTGGAGTTCCTAAAACCATCGATAATGATGTGGGAGACAGTGAATTTAAACTGATCGACCACACCCCCGGATATGGAAGTACGGCCCGTTACTGGATGAGTATGGTTCAGCTCGCCAATGAAGAAAACCGGGGAAGCTGTCCTGCTGATCCCGTACTGGTTCTGCAGGCAATGGGTCGTAAAATCGGTTTCATCCCGGCTGCTGCCCGTCTGGCTGACCCACAGCGTAAAATCCCGATGCAGATTTATCTTGCAGAGAATCCCATCAGCATTGAGCAGATTCATGCTCAGATCAACGATCAGCTCCGCAAGGATGGCCGCCTGATTGTGGTTGTCAGTGAAGGGCTCTCCCTGGGTGACATCGGGGAAACCAAGGACTCTTTCGGACACACCCAGTTCAGCTCCAGCCAGCTGACCGTAGCTCAGTTACTGGTCAATGAACTCAACGAGCGGGGTCTGGCAGTGAAGGGAGCTGCCCGGGCGAATGTTCCAGGAACGGACCAGCGTCACAATATCGCTTACGCGTCTACCGTCGACCTCGACGAAGCCTATGGCGCAGGACAAAAAGCCGCCTTGCTGGCTGCTGCCGGCGAATCAGGCTACATGTCTACGATTCTCCGTGCTGAGGGACCGGGGTATAATGTAAAGTACGACAAAGTGCCCTTACCTGAAGTGGCCAACAGCGAACGTACCTTCCCCAAAAACTGGATCACAGCCGACGGGATGGATGTGACTGACGACTTTGTCAAATACTGCAAGCCTCTGGTGGGTAACGACTGGCCCAGCATCCCCATGATCAATGGACGGATGCGGCTGGCTCAGCTGCAGCCGCTGTTCTCAGATCAAAAACTGCCCAAATACGTTCCACAGGCAGACAGATAA
- a CDS encoding HAD family hydrolase, with translation MSDNPLDTKFEKKSEFLIGIDSDGCAFDSMEIKHKECFIPNFINYFGLQPISKYAREAAEFTNLYSKWRGANRFISYTLALDLLEERPEVQSRNVKVPRLQGVRDWIERETKLGNPTLTAEVEKTKDPDLELALKWSLAVNEMIADMVHDVPPYPNVRESLIKLDPVADMIVCSATPNEALNKEWEEHDIAQYVDAICGQEAGSKKETLGQAKNFGYEENKVLMIGDAPGDMKAAEAVGALFYPINPGAEEASWERFIGEACDKFLNGEYAGEYQAKVIAEFDSYLPEVPPWKR, from the coding sequence GTGTCGGATAATCCTCTGGATACCAAGTTTGAAAAGAAAAGCGAGTTTCTGATCGGCATTGACTCTGACGGGTGTGCCTTCGATTCCATGGAAATTAAGCATAAAGAGTGTTTTATTCCCAATTTCATCAACTATTTCGGTCTGCAGCCCATTTCAAAGTATGCTCGTGAAGCTGCTGAATTCACGAACCTCTACTCAAAGTGGCGCGGTGCCAACCGGTTTATTTCCTACACACTGGCTCTGGACCTGCTGGAAGAACGGCCGGAAGTACAATCCCGAAATGTGAAAGTTCCCCGTCTGCAAGGCGTCCGAGACTGGATTGAGCGGGAAACCAAACTCGGTAACCCGACTCTGACTGCAGAAGTGGAAAAAACTAAAGATCCGGATCTGGAACTGGCTCTGAAATGGTCGCTTGCGGTCAACGAAATGATCGCCGACATGGTCCATGACGTGCCTCCCTACCCAAACGTCCGTGAGAGTCTCATCAAGCTGGATCCGGTTGCCGACATGATTGTCTGCTCTGCAACTCCTAATGAAGCGCTCAACAAAGAGTGGGAAGAGCACGATATTGCTCAGTACGTTGATGCAATCTGCGGTCAGGAAGCGGGCAGCAAAAAAGAAACACTGGGACAGGCGAAAAACTTTGGATATGAAGAAAACAAAGTTCTCATGATCGGTGATGCTCCTGGCGACATGAAAGCAGCCGAAGCCGTCGGAGCTCTCTTCTACCCGATCAATCCGGGAGCGGAAGAAGCCAGCTGGGAGCGTTTCATCGGCGAAGCCTGTGACAAGTTCCTGAATGGTGAATACGCTGGCGAATACCAGGCAAAAGTAATCGCTGAATTCGACAGCTATCTGCCGGAGGTCCCTCCCTGGAAACGGTAA
- the gnd gene encoding decarboxylating NADP(+)-dependent phosphogluconate dehydrogenase — protein MSKHDIGLVGLAVMGQNLVLNMANHGYSVGVFNRTTSTTDEFVSKKTDEQQITGYHTLKELVDNLAAPRKVMLMVKAGPAVDAIIEDLKGLLSPGDIIIDGGNTHFDDTNRRTKEVEEAGLLFIGTGVSGGEEGALKGPSIMPGGSPAGWPHVKSILQDISAKVGENNDIPCCEWVGEAGAGHYVKMVHNGIEYGDMQLICESYYILKHALGLTNEELYKVFDEWNRGELESYLIEITRDIFTVIDEETGDYLVDKVLDTAKQKGTGKWMSQHALDLGVPTTLITEAVYARCLSAQKEARVRASKILSGPEKKFEGDRAQFIEDVRQALYASKLCSYAQGYVQLNAAAEHFGWKLNNGDIALLWRGGCIIRSTFLQDIKAAFDKNPELENLLLDDFFRNAVEKAQPSWRRVVAAAVELGLPVPSFSAALSYYDGYRQARLPANLLQAQRDYFGAHTYQRIDKEGTFHTDWLHERRLDS, from the coding sequence ATGTCAAAACACGATATCGGCCTGGTCGGCCTGGCAGTGATGGGACAAAATCTGGTACTGAATATGGCCAACCACGGCTACTCCGTAGGTGTATTCAACCGCACCACCAGTACCACGGATGAGTTTGTCAGCAAAAAAACCGATGAGCAGCAGATTACGGGTTACCACACCCTCAAGGAACTGGTGGACAACCTTGCCGCACCACGTAAAGTCATGCTGATGGTCAAAGCCGGCCCCGCTGTAGATGCCATCATCGAAGACCTCAAAGGCTTGCTCAGCCCGGGCGACATCATCATTGACGGTGGAAATACTCACTTTGATGATACCAATCGTCGTACTAAAGAAGTGGAAGAAGCAGGCCTGCTGTTTATCGGTACTGGTGTTTCCGGCGGTGAAGAAGGCGCCCTGAAAGGCCCCAGTATCATGCCCGGCGGTTCCCCCGCTGGCTGGCCTCACGTCAAGTCGATTCTGCAGGACATCTCTGCCAAAGTAGGCGAAAACAACGACATTCCCTGCTGTGAATGGGTTGGAGAAGCCGGAGCCGGTCATTACGTCAAAATGGTCCACAACGGTATCGAATATGGCGATATGCAGTTGATCTGCGAATCGTACTACATTCTGAAACATGCCCTGGGCCTGACAAACGAAGAGCTCTACAAAGTCTTCGATGAATGGAACCGGGGTGAACTCGAAAGTTACCTGATCGAGATTACCCGCGATATCTTCACCGTCATTGATGAAGAAACCGGCGACTACCTGGTCGACAAGGTTCTGGACACGGCCAAGCAGAAGGGAACTGGTAAGTGGATGAGCCAGCACGCCCTGGACCTGGGTGTTCCTACCACCCTGATTACCGAAGCCGTCTATGCCCGTTGCCTGTCAGCACAGAAAGAAGCGCGTGTACGGGCCTCCAAAATTCTGAGTGGTCCTGAGAAGAAATTCGAAGGCGATCGAGCTCAGTTCATCGAAGATGTTCGCCAGGCACTCTATGCATCCAAGTTATGCAGCTACGCTCAAGGTTATGTTCAATTGAACGCGGCGGCTGAACACTTCGGCTGGAAGCTCAACAACGGCGACATCGCTCTGCTCTGGCGGGGTGGCTGTATTATCCGCTCCACCTTCCTGCAGGACATCAAAGCCGCCTTTGACAAAAATCCGGAACTGGAAAACCTGCTGCTGGACGACTTCTTCCGTAACGCTGTGGAAAAAGCACAACCCAGCTGGCGACGCGTCGTGGCTGCCGCTGTCGAGCTCGGCCTGCCGGTCCCCAGCTTCTCTGCTGCTCTCAGCTACTATGATGGATATCGTCAGGCACGCCTGCCTGCGAATCTGCTGCAGGCTCAGCGTGACTACTTTGGAGCCCACACCTACCAGCGGATTGATAAAGAAGGCACGTTCCATACTGACTGGCTTCATGAACGTCGCCTCGATTCGTAA